The Pelodiscus sinensis isolate JC-2024 chromosome 30, ASM4963464v1, whole genome shotgun sequence genome has a window encoding:
- the LOC102453865 gene encoding olfactory receptor 5BS1-like, whose product MENQTTVAEFILLRLSNDPQVQTFLFLVFLLIYLVTLTGNTLIMLVIRADSHLHNPMYFFLFHLSFVDLCYSSVMVPKMLTDFLSENETISFHGCIAQMFFIVFSAGTEMFTLSAMAYDRYVAICDPLRYAATMRKGTCVLLEAGAWTLAILNGLVCTVVVLQLQFCGPNQIHHFSCEPPPLLQLSCTSPLKMQMVLLTSAVVLGLSSFLLTLISYVLIISTILRIRSAEGRRKAFNTCSSHLTVVGLLYLTALFQYTKPSSVSSVVLDELVSIQYSILTPMLNPIIYSLQNKEVKTALGRMLGKPRFRSSV is encoded by the coding sequence ATGGAAAATCAAACCACCGTGGCTGAATTTATTCTCCTGAGACTTTCCAATGATCCACAAGTGCAGACATTCCTTTTCCTGGTATTTTTACTTATTTACCTTGTTACCCTGACTGGGAACACACTGATCATGTTGGTGATAAGAGCCGATTCTCACCTTCACAATCCCATGTATTTCTTTCTCTTCCATCTCTCCTTTGTTGATCTCTGTTATTCCTCAGTCATGGTGCCTAAAATGCTGACAGACTTCCTGTCAGAGAACGAAACTATTTCTTTCCATGGCTGCATtgcccagatgttcttcattgtCTTCTCGGCCGGTACAGAAATGTTCACTCTCTCAGCCATGGCCTATGACCGTTACGTGGCCATCTGTGACCCGTTGCGTTATGCGGCGACCATGAGGAAAGGCACCTGTGTACTGCTGGAGGCTGGTGCATGGACTTTGGCCATCTTAAATGGACTAGTTTGCACGGTCGTTGTCCTCCAGTTGCAGTTCTGTGGGCCCAATCAAATCCACCATTTCAGCTGCGAGCCCCCTCCTCTGCTACAGCTGTCCTGCACCTCGCCCCTCAAGATGCAGATGGTGCTGCTCACATCTGCTGTCGTATTGGGACTGAGCTCCTTCCTCCTCACCCTCATCTCCTACGTTCTCATCATCTCCACTATCCTGAGGATACGCTCGGCAGAAGGCCGGCGGAAGGCCTTCAACACCTGCAGTTCTCACCTGACTGTGGTTGGCTTGTTGTATCTCACAGCGCTTTTCCAATACACCAAACCCAGCTCCGTCTCCTCTGTGGTTCTGGATGAACTGGTCTCTATCCAGTACAGTATCCTGACCCCCATgttaaaccccatcatctacagcCTGCAAAACAAGGAGGTGAAAACAGCGCTAGGGAGAATGTTGGGGAAACCTAGGTTTAGGTCTAGTGTTTAG